A window of the Pecten maximus chromosome 19, xPecMax1.1, whole genome shotgun sequence genome harbors these coding sequences:
- the LOC117317491 gene encoding salicylyl-CoA synthase / salicylate adenylyltransferase-like has product MVECTHLALVNTGSAYMFTRGVGGKGESYFNDRPFSWMGGSIIYCLLQADTRVFRDGRITAKGGDIMDLWNIIMEEKCTSGLFLPFTIYDMLQNKDKIAKTGYRMKSVITGGQIIKRKETGILGDVCESLYMLYGSTEVGIVTYCQIDGRMETGRLGSVFPGVQIKVVDEDLNTVVRGEMGTLYIKSPWMLNGYFNATEDQNKSIVDGWMNTGDVGILRTDGQLIIKGKMNNIIKRGTLKVVSGEVEECIATIAGVKDAVVIAIPDPRLYEEVCACVVLDKHTSVTIQDIRTRCAENLGDNVVGQAPNFLSRV; this is encoded by the coding sequence ATGGTCGAATGTACACATTTAGCATTAGTAAACACGGGATCCGCTTACATGTTCACTCGCGGTGTCGGCGGGAAAGGAGAATCATACTTCAACGATCGCCCTTTCTCCTGGATGGGAGGTAGCATTATATACTGTCTACTACAGGCGGACACTAGAGTGTTTCGGGATGGAAGGATAACTGCGAAAGGAGGTGATATTATGGACCTCTGGAATATCATCATGGAAGAAAAATGCACCAGTGGTCTTTTCCTGCCTTTCACCATCTATGATATGTTGCAGAACAAAGATAAAATCGCCAAGACAGGATACCGAATGAAATCCGTCATCACTggaggtcaaataatcaaacgCAAAGAGACAGGGATTCTAGGAGACGTTTGTGAAAgtttgtacatgttgtatgggtCAACAGAGGTAGGCATAGTGACTTACTGTCAAATAGACGGACGCATGGAAACTGGACGTCTTGGGTCCGTTTTCCCCGGAGTTCAAATCAAAGTCGTTGATGAAGATTTGAACACGGTTGTTCGTGGAGAAATgggtacactgtatataaaatcacCTTGGATGTTGAACGGATACTTCAACGCAACAGAAGATCAAAATAAATCCATTGTAGACGGCTGGATGAATACAGGAGACGTCGGGATTCTAAGGACTGACGGACAACTCATCATCAAAGGgaaaatgaacaatatcatCAAACGAGGCACTTTAAAGGTGGTATCGGGGGAGGTTGAGGAATGCATAGCCACAATTGCAGGCGTGAAAGATGCTGTTGTCATCGCAATTCCAGATCCCCGGTTGTATGAAGAGGTTTGCGCATGCGTTGTGTTAGATAAACATACATCAGTTACCATACAGGATATTCGGACTCGCTGCGCAGAAAACCTTGGGGACAATGTCGTAGGACAAGCCCCCAATTTTTTATCTCGAGTTTGA
- the LOC117317271 gene encoding 3-[(3aS,4S,7aS)-7a-methyl-1,5-dioxo-octahydro-1H-inden-4-yl]propanoyl:CoA ligase-like, protein MTSGSTGKPKMVECTHLALVNTGSAYMFTRGSGEKGESYFNDRPFSWIGGNIIYCLLQADTRVFRDGRITAKGGDIMDLWNIIMEEKCTSGIFLPFTIYDMLQNKDKIAKTGYRMKSVITGGQIIKSKETGILGQVCESLYMLYGSTEVGIVTHCRIDGRMETGLLGSVFPGVQIKVVDEDLNTVVRGEMGTLFIKSLWMLKGYFNATEDQNKSIVDGWMNTGDVGILRTDGQLIIKGKMNNIIKRGTLKVLSGEIEESIATIAGVKDAVVIAVPDPRLYEEVCACVVLDKHTSVTIQDVRTRCAENLGDNIVGQAPTFYLEFDTLPQLGTGKPDKVKIKQDAMSRLGINTQ, encoded by the coding sequence ATGACATCTGGTTCAACAGGAAAGCCTAAAATGGTCGAATGTACACATTTAGCATTAGTAAACACGGGATCCGCTTACATGTTCACTCGCGGTTCCGGCGAGAAAGGGGAATCATACTTCAACGATCGGCCTTTCTCCTGGATCGGAGGTAATATTATATACTGCCTACTACAGGCGGACACAAGAGTGTTTCGGGATGGCAGGATAACTGCGAAAGGAGGCGATATTATGGACCTCTGGAATATCATCATGGAAGAAAAATGCACCAGTGGTATTTTCCTGCCTTTCACCATCTATGATATGTTGCAGAACAAAGATAAAATCGCCAAGACAGGATACCGAATGAAATCTGTCATCACTggaggtcaaataatcaaaagtAAAGAGACAGGGATTCTGGGACAGGTTTGTGAAAgtttgtacatgttgtatgggtCAACAGAGGTAGGCATAGTGACTCACTGTCGAATAGACGGACGCATGGAAACTGGACTTCTTGGGTCCGTTTTCCCCGGAGTTCAGATCAAAGTCGTTGATGAAGATTTGAACACGGTTGTTCGTGGAGAAATGGGTACACTTTTTATAAAATCACTTTGGATGTTGAAAGGATACTTCAACGCAACAGAAGATCAAAATAAATCCATTGTAGACGGCTGGATGAATACAGGGGACGTCGGGATTCTAAGGACAGACGGACAACTCATAATCAAAGGgaaaatgaacaatatcatCAAACGAGGCACTCTAAAAGTGCTATCGGGGGAGATTGAAGAAAGCATAGCCACAATTGCAGGCGTGAAAGATGCTGTTGTCATCGCCGTTCCAGATCCCCGGTTGTATGAAGAGGTTTGCGCATGCGTTGTGTTAGATAAACATACATCAGTTACCATACAGGATGTTCGGACTCGCTGCGCAGAAAACCTTGGGGACAATATCGTAGGACAAGCCCCCACTTTTTATCTCGAGTTTGATACACTGCCACAACTAGGAACGGGAAAACCGGACAAGGTCAAAATTAAACAGGACGCAATGAGCAGATTGGGCATCAATACTCAGTAA